The Paracholeplasma brassicae genome contains a region encoding:
- a CDS encoding Bax inhibitor-1/YccA family protein has protein sequence MKNNNPVFSKIERQSVYDNVGEAASYTGVMAKTLILFALAIGSAFGSLMIAGSNPSLYMGLLVASIITGLIGVFVSTLKPNVAHIFGPVYAISEGFSLGIISLVYSAAFGDAFGGPGIVGLAVIITMSIFGGMLFVYSSRIIRVTDRFRRFVIGVGMGILLTFLLTWIVSFFDGGQMSYTLFGNPNSGLVLFLSLVLIMYGAFMLLLQFDHVERAVDQGMPKRYEWTVGVGLMVSIVYIYYQVLRLLAILASRSRD, from the coding sequence ATGAAAAATAATAATCCAGTATTTTCAAAAATCGAACGCCAAAGCGTCTATGACAATGTAGGTGAGGCCGCAAGCTACACCGGCGTGATGGCAAAAACATTAATTTTATTTGCTCTAGCGATTGGCTCTGCCTTTGGTTCCTTAATGATTGCAGGATCAAACCCATCGTTATACATGGGCTTACTGGTTGCTTCTATCATCACAGGGCTTATTGGGGTGTTTGTCTCAACATTAAAACCGAATGTGGCTCATATTTTTGGACCAGTTTACGCGATCTCAGAAGGCTTCTCACTTGGCATCATTTCACTCGTCTATAGTGCGGCATTTGGTGATGCGTTTGGTGGCCCTGGTATTGTGGGTCTTGCAGTCATCATTACGATGAGTATTTTTGGTGGGATGTTGTTTGTCTATTCCTCACGCATCATTCGTGTAACTGATCGTTTTAGACGATTTGTGATTGGGGTAGGTATGGGCATCTTATTAACGTTCTTACTGACTTGGATTGTCTCATTCTTTGATGGTGGACAAATGAGCTACACTTTGTTTGGTAACCCAAACAGTGGCTTAGTCTTGTTCTTATCACTGGTCTTAATTATGTATGGGGCATTTATGTTACTTTTACAATTTGACCACGTTGAACGTGCAGTTGATCAAGGCATGCCAAAGCGCTATGAATGGACTGTAGGGGTTGGTTTAATGGTATCAATCGTATACATTTATTATCAAGTCCTAAGATTATTAGCA